In a genomic window of Vicinamibacterales bacterium:
- the ybaK gene encoding Cys-tRNA(Pro) deacylase, protein MATTGATPAVHALRRHGLPFTEHEYRYEHKGGTRVSSRELGVPEHEVVKTLVMEDERHRPLVVLMHGDREVSTKQLARQIGTKLVRPCAPDVAEKHTGYQVGGTSPFGLRKPLPIYMERSITGLPMVYVNGGRRGFLVRVDPREMATVLEAEMVEVGIEGN, encoded by the coding sequence ATGGCGACGACCGGCGCGACGCCGGCGGTGCACGCGCTCAGGCGCCACGGCCTCCCGTTCACCGAGCACGAGTACCGCTACGAGCACAAGGGCGGGACGAGGGTCTCGTCACGCGAGCTCGGCGTGCCCGAACACGAGGTCGTCAAGACGCTCGTGATGGAGGACGAACGCCACCGGCCTTTGGTCGTCCTCATGCACGGCGACCGCGAGGTATCCACCAAGCAGCTCGCCCGCCAGATCGGCACCAAGCTCGTCCGCCCGTGCGCGCCCGACGTGGCCGAGAAGCACACGGGCTACCAGGTGGGCGGCACCTCACCCTTCGGCCTCCGCAAGCCGCTCCCCATCTACATGGAGAGGTCCATTACGGGCCTCCCGATGGTGTACGTGAACGGCGGCCGGCGTGGGTTCCTGGTGCGCGTGGACCCGCGCGAGATGGCAACGGTGCTCGAGGCGGAGATGGTGGAAGTGGGGATCGAGGGGAACTGA
- a CDS encoding glutamine--tRNA ligase/YqeY domain fusion protein encodes MASPNEPASPAAPAASAPLDFIREIVAADAAAGTAIVTRFPPEPNGYLHIGHAKAIALDFGVAGEHRGVCNLRFDDTNPVKEDIEYVDSIKADVHWLGFDWQGREYYASDYYERLYQDAEGLILRGRAYVDSHSADEIRAHRGTLTEPGVASPYRDRSVEDNLALFRRMRAGEFPDGAHVLRAKIDMASPNINMRDPVLYRIRHAEHHRTGNAWCIYPMYDYAHPLSDAYEGVTHSLCTLEYEAHRPLYDWVVRECLVPHVPRQIEFARLNLNYTVMSKRKLLQLVAQGHVRGWDDPRMPTISGLRRRGYTAESIRDFCARIGVAKKENVVDVGLLEHCVREDLNRRAPRVMAVLRPLKVVLTNYPDGQIETLPVVNNPEDPSAGTRDVEFSRELYIERDDFMEDPPKKFFRLAPGREVRLRNAYFITCQEAVKDASGQIVELRCTYDPATRGGDAPDGRKVKATLHWVSAAHAVEGEVRLYDRLFTAENPESAAEKAGQTFVDLLNPASLEVLTGCKLEPMLGQALPETRVQFERLGYFVADPDGRPGAPVFNRTVSLKDTWAKVSSREG; translated from the coding sequence ATGGCCAGTCCGAACGAGCCGGCGTCCCCCGCCGCGCCCGCCGCCAGCGCGCCGCTGGACTTCATCCGCGAGATCGTCGCGGCCGATGCGGCCGCCGGTACCGCGATCGTCACGCGCTTCCCGCCCGAGCCCAACGGCTACCTGCACATCGGCCACGCCAAGGCCATCGCCCTCGACTTCGGCGTGGCCGGTGAGCACCGCGGCGTGTGCAACCTCCGGTTCGACGACACCAACCCCGTCAAGGAAGACATCGAGTACGTGGACTCGATCAAGGCCGACGTCCACTGGCTGGGCTTCGACTGGCAGGGGCGCGAGTACTACGCGTCGGACTACTACGAGCGGCTGTACCAGGACGCGGAAGGTCTCATCCTCCGAGGCCGGGCCTACGTGGACTCCCACTCCGCGGACGAGATCCGGGCCCACCGCGGCACGCTGACCGAGCCGGGCGTGGCCTCGCCGTACCGGGACCGCAGCGTCGAGGACAACCTGGCGCTCTTCCGCCGCATGCGCGCGGGCGAGTTCCCGGACGGGGCGCACGTGCTGCGCGCGAAGATCGACATGGCGTCGCCCAACATCAACATGCGCGACCCGGTGCTGTACCGGATCCGGCACGCCGAGCACCACCGCACCGGCAACGCGTGGTGCATCTACCCGATGTACGACTACGCGCACCCGCTGTCCGACGCGTACGAGGGTGTCACGCACTCGCTCTGCACGCTGGAGTACGAGGCGCACCGTCCGCTGTACGACTGGGTCGTCCGCGAGTGCCTCGTCCCCCACGTCCCGCGGCAGATCGAGTTCGCCAGGCTCAACCTGAACTACACGGTGATGAGCAAGCGGAAGCTCCTCCAGCTCGTGGCCCAGGGCCACGTCCGGGGCTGGGACGATCCCCGGATGCCGACCATCTCCGGCCTGCGACGGCGTGGGTACACCGCCGAGTCCATCCGCGACTTCTGCGCCCGCATCGGCGTGGCGAAGAAGGAGAACGTCGTCGACGTGGGACTCCTGGAGCACTGCGTCCGCGAGGATCTCAACCGCCGCGCGCCGCGCGTCATGGCGGTCCTGCGCCCGCTGAAGGTCGTGCTCACGAACTACCCGGACGGACAGATCGAAACGCTGCCGGTCGTGAACAACCCGGAAGACCCGTCGGCGGGCACGCGCGACGTGGAGTTCTCGCGCGAGCTCTACATCGAGCGCGACGACTTCATGGAGGATCCGCCGAAGAAGTTCTTCCGGCTGGCGCCCGGACGCGAGGTGCGCCTGCGGAACGCCTACTTCATCACGTGCCAGGAGGCGGTGAAGGACGCCTCGGGCCAGATCGTCGAGCTCCGCTGCACCTACGATCCCGCCACGCGCGGCGGCGACGCCCCCGACGGCCGCAAGGTGAAGGCCACCCTGCACTGGGTGTCGGCCGCGCACGCGGTGGAGGGCGAAGTCCGCCTCTACGATCGGCTCTTCACCGCCGAGAACCCCGAGTCGGCGGCCGAGAAGGCGGGCCAGACCTTCGTCGATCTGCTGAACCCGGCCAGCCTCGAGGTGCTCACCGGCTGCAAGCTGGAGCCGATGCTGGGTCAGGCGTTGCCGGAGACGCGCGTCCAGTTCGAGCGCCTCGGCTACTTCGTGGCCGACCCGGACGGCCGCCCCGGCGCGCCGGTGTTCAATCGCACGGTGTCGCTGAAGGACACCTGGGCGAAGGTGTCGTCGCGCGAGGGCTGA
- a CDS encoding carboxypeptidase regulatory-like domain-containing protein, with protein MRMLAVLLTTCVAVAVAADAAAQAAPAQRPRAAGAGATAIMTISVTDPTGKGIPEVSVTARGPVDREGVTTAAGQVRLQGIRPGTYRLRFEKDGYVAFEKEVSWRAGTAAPITDATLTEAPAPPPPPAPPEPPPPAAPTFVPDLPAGKPSTTSLLDYIERNFISSKEPQKESLIGCSGGAQSWLWQIRDPWQGRKHETAELMLYVVGGDGTLTLDGRDVSVAAGSFAVVPRDTEYGFTRRGRNPLILLATLSGPPCAQ; from the coding sequence ATGCGAATGTTGGCGGTGCTGCTGACCACGTGCGTGGCGGTGGCGGTGGCGGCCGACGCGGCGGCGCAGGCGGCCCCCGCGCAGCGGCCGCGCGCCGCCGGGGCCGGCGCCACGGCGATCATGACCATCAGCGTGACCGACCCGACCGGCAAGGGCATTCCCGAGGTGTCGGTCACGGCGCGAGGGCCGGTCGATCGGGAAGGCGTCACGACCGCCGCCGGGCAGGTGCGGCTGCAGGGCATCCGCCCGGGCACCTATCGCCTCCGGTTCGAGAAGGACGGCTACGTCGCCTTCGAGAAGGAAGTGTCGTGGCGGGCCGGCACGGCGGCGCCGATCACCGACGCCACGCTCACCGAGGCCCCGGCCCCGCCACCGCCGCCCGCCCCGCCGGAGCCGCCGCCGCCCGCGGCGCCGACCTTCGTGCCGGACCTGCCCGCCGGCAAGCCCTCGACGACGTCGCTGCTCGACTACATCGAGCGCAACTTCATCTCGAGCAAGGAACCCCAGAAGGAATCGCTGATCGGGTGCAGCGGCGGCGCGCAGTCGTGGCTGTGGCAGATCCGCGATCCCTGGCAGGGCCGCAAGCACGAGACGGCGGAACTCATGCTGTACGTGGTGGGCGGCGACGGCACGCTCACCCTCGACGGCCGCGACGTCTCGGTGGCCGCCGGCAGCTTCGCCGTCGTGCCGCGCGACACCGAGTACGGCTTCACGCGACGGGGCCGCAATCCGCTCATCCTGCTGGCGACGCTGTCCGGACCGCCCTGCGCGCAGTGA
- a CDS encoding amidase codes for MAHLDATRRTFFAHFAGLGRGTTLIPGVLWARMQDAGADTITLEMLTDALKLSGIELSEEDRKAMVDGANAQLERLEELHAFHIPNDVSPPYHFSPVVPGMAVDRQRHPWVLSKAPGVKRPARLEDVAFWPLRHLAELLRTRQVTSTELARMYLDRLHRYQPRINAVVTFLDDHGLAEAAQADREIAAGRYKGPLHGIPWGVKDIITVKGFKTTWGSPAFTEQQFDYDASIVEMLRESGAVLIAKLATGELAAGDNWFGGQTKSPWDPTQGSSGSSAGPASATAAGCVAFAIGSETSGSILSPSGRCGVVGLRPTFGRVSRHGAMALSWTQDRLGPFARYAEDCAIVMQAIAKPDGRDMSVSDVPFNWNAGLDVRRLKVGILQASFDELTEPAAKANAAATLDVLKALGIRDFLPVNVPEFGLDVSAIGVESAAFFDEHARAGRMAKARGRGRPNGRLLSAVDFLQGQRARMMMMEALAEATRHVDVYVVASNSVGRGGPGGPPGGRPPGAPRPPRRPQPPGQRHFQMANLACYPAVNVPNGFTAEGGTPTSIVFYAQPYRELELLALAKAYQDRARWHEKTPAALDA; via the coding sequence ATGGCCCACCTGGACGCCACCCGCCGCACGTTCTTCGCCCACTTCGCCGGCCTCGGCCGCGGCACCACGCTCATTCCTGGCGTGCTCTGGGCCCGGATGCAGGACGCGGGCGCCGACACGATCACGCTCGAGATGCTGACCGACGCGCTGAAGCTGTCGGGCATCGAGCTCAGCGAAGAAGACCGCAAGGCGATGGTGGACGGCGCCAACGCGCAGCTCGAGCGCCTCGAGGAACTGCACGCCTTCCACATCCCGAACGACGTCTCCCCGCCCTACCACTTCAGTCCCGTCGTGCCAGGCATGGCCGTGGATCGGCAGCGCCACCCCTGGGTGCTCAGCAAGGCCCCGGGCGTGAAACGGCCCGCGCGGCTGGAAGACGTGGCGTTCTGGCCGCTGCGGCACCTGGCCGAGCTCCTGCGCACGCGCCAGGTGACGTCCACCGAGCTGGCGCGGATGTACCTGGACCGGCTGCACCGCTACCAGCCCAGGATCAATGCGGTCGTCACCTTCCTGGACGACCACGGCCTGGCCGAGGCCGCGCAAGCGGACAGGGAGATCGCCGCCGGGCGCTACAAGGGCCCGCTGCACGGCATTCCCTGGGGCGTGAAGGACATCATCACGGTGAAGGGGTTCAAGACCACCTGGGGATCGCCCGCCTTCACCGAGCAGCAGTTCGACTACGACGCGTCGATCGTCGAGATGCTGCGCGAGTCGGGTGCGGTGCTCATCGCCAAGCTGGCGACGGGCGAGCTCGCCGCCGGGGACAACTGGTTCGGCGGGCAGACGAAGAGCCCGTGGGATCCGACGCAGGGATCGAGCGGCTCGTCGGCCGGGCCGGCGTCGGCGACCGCCGCCGGCTGCGTCGCCTTCGCCATCGGCAGCGAGACGAGCGGGTCCATCCTGAGTCCGTCGGGCCGGTGCGGCGTCGTCGGGCTGCGGCCGACGTTCGGCCGCGTCAGCCGCCACGGCGCCATGGCGCTCTCGTGGACGCAGGACCGGCTGGGCCCGTTCGCGCGCTACGCCGAGGACTGCGCGATCGTGATGCAGGCCATCGCGAAGCCGGACGGCCGGGACATGAGCGTCTCCGACGTCCCCTTCAACTGGAACGCCGGCCTCGACGTCCGGCGGCTGAAGGTGGGCATCCTGCAGGCGTCGTTCGACGAGTTGACCGAGCCGGCCGCCAAGGCCAACGCCGCCGCGACGCTCGACGTGCTGAAGGCGCTGGGCATCCGCGACTTCCTGCCCGTGAACGTGCCGGAGTTCGGGCTCGACGTCAGCGCCATCGGGGTCGAGTCGGCGGCCTTCTTCGACGAGCACGCGCGCGCGGGCCGCATGGCCAAGGCGCGCGGCCGCGGGCGGCCGAACGGCCGCCTGCTGTCCGCCGTGGACTTCCTGCAGGGGCAGCGCGCGCGCATGATGATGATGGAGGCGCTGGCCGAGGCCACCCGCCACGTGGACGTCTACGTCGTGGCCTCGAACAGCGTCGGGCGCGGAGGACCTGGCGGCCCGCCGGGAGGACGCCCGCCGGGAGCGCCGCGTCCACCGCGCCGGCCGCAGCCGCCGGGCCAGCGGCACTTCCAGATGGCGAACCTGGCGTGCTATCCCGCCGTGAACGTCCCGAACGGCTTCACGGCCGAGGGCGGCACGCCCACGAGCATCGTCTTCTACGCCCAGCCGTACCGCGAGCTCGAGCTCCTGGCGCTGGCGAAGGCGTACCAGGACAGGGCGCGCTGGCACGAGAAGACGCCGGCCGCGCTCGACGCCTGA
- a CDS encoding M28 family peptidase — protein sequence MRLAWLTAVMAALGAAGAQPPIPHLPPLDRVLPPRAEAAYRAAAPRVDTGAAMAVVSAIAPLWRLAGNPQFDESLDRIDAVLQGAGIATHYDTIASSSQGWELKDTTLRLDGPSGEIVLSRAQDRVPLAINSFPTPPGGTTARLVDVGAGTGAAAYEGQDVSGAVVLADGPIGAVWNEAVKARGAAGVISTQIAAYTRPESTPDVLQWGAIPYAPDRPSFGFKATPRAARRLRERLAGGPVSVHVTADTTFHRRAVRTLVAEFPGTRWPDDRVVLVAHVQEPGANDNASGCGSLLAAAVAMQRAIADGALPRPARTLTLLFGDEIRASDAWIAADRARASRVLAMMSLDMTGEDTSKTGGTFLIEKGPDPTAFWERPSDPHTEWGASRVDRALLVGTFLNDLHLAVALRRARDTGWVVRTNPYEGGSDHTSFTKIGVPALLNWHFTDRYYHTNLDTLDKVDPAEIGHVATAVATTAMFLAAAGPDDIAPTRTLLEAARDARMDTERRNAAPADVLDAWRTWYAEALASTARLGGPLP from the coding sequence ATGCGTCTTGCCTGGCTGACCGCCGTCATGGCCGCGCTCGGCGCCGCCGGCGCCCAGCCGCCGATCCCGCACCTGCCGCCCTTGGATCGCGTGCTGCCTCCGCGGGCCGAGGCCGCGTACCGCGCGGCGGCGCCGCGGGTGGACACCGGCGCCGCGATGGCGGTCGTCTCCGCCATCGCGCCCCTGTGGCGCCTGGCCGGCAATCCCCAGTTCGACGAGTCGCTGGACCGGATCGACGCCGTGCTGCAGGGCGCCGGCATCGCCACGCACTACGACACGATCGCGTCGTCGAGCCAGGGCTGGGAACTGAAGGACACCACGTTGCGGCTCGACGGACCGTCGGGCGAGATCGTGCTGTCACGGGCGCAGGACCGCGTCCCGCTCGCCATCAACTCCTTCCCGACCCCGCCAGGCGGTACGACGGCGCGTCTGGTGGACGTCGGCGCCGGCACCGGTGCGGCCGCCTACGAGGGCCAGGACGTATCGGGCGCGGTGGTGCTGGCCGACGGGCCCATCGGCGCCGTGTGGAACGAGGCCGTGAAGGCGCGGGGCGCCGCGGGGGTGATCTCCACCCAGATCGCCGCCTACACGCGGCCCGAGTCCACGCCGGACGTGCTCCAGTGGGGGGCGATCCCCTACGCGCCGGATCGGCCGTCGTTCGGCTTCAAGGCCACCCCGCGCGCGGCGCGCCGGCTGCGCGAGCGCCTGGCCGGCGGTCCGGTCTCGGTGCACGTCACCGCCGACACCACGTTCCACCGCCGGGCCGTACGCACGCTCGTGGCGGAGTTCCCGGGCACGCGCTGGCCCGACGACAGGGTCGTGCTCGTCGCGCACGTGCAGGAGCCGGGCGCGAACGACAACGCCAGCGGCTGCGGGTCGCTCCTGGCCGCCGCCGTGGCCATGCAGCGGGCCATCGCCGACGGCGCCCTGCCGCGCCCCGCCCGAACGCTGACCCTGCTCTTTGGCGACGAGATCCGCGCCAGCGACGCGTGGATCGCGGCCGATCGGGCGCGGGCCAGTCGCGTGCTCGCGATGATGTCGCTCGACATGACCGGCGAGGACACGTCGAAGACGGGAGGCACGTTCCTGATCGAGAAGGGCCCGGACCCGACGGCGTTCTGGGAGCGGCCGTCGGACCCGCACACCGAATGGGGCGCGAGCCGCGTGGATCGCGCCCTCCTCGTCGGCACGTTCCTGAACGACCTGCACCTGGCCGTCGCCCTGCGGCGCGCCCGCGACACCGGCTGGGTCGTCAGGACGAATCCGTACGAGGGCGGCAGCGATCACACGTCGTTCACGAAGATCGGCGTGCCCGCGCTCCTCAATTGGCACTTCACCGACCGCTACTACCACACGAACCTGGACACGCTCGACAAGGTGGACCCGGCCGAGATCGGGCACGTCGCGACGGCGGTCGCGACGACGGCGATGTTCCTGGCGGCCGCCGGACCGGACGACATCGCGCCGACCCGCACGCTCCTCGAGGCCGCGCGGGATGCACGGATGGACACGGAGCGTCGCAACGCCGCACCCGCCGACGTCCTCGACGCGTGGCGCACGTGGTACGCCGAGGCCCTGGCGAGCACCGCGCGGCTCGGCGGCCCGCTGCCGTAG